In Blastopirellula sediminis, the following proteins share a genomic window:
- a CDS encoding thiamine phosphate synthase codes for MSHDSQPANPHSTITAWRAIDAAANRAAEGLRVVEDFVRFGLDDRHLTTQVKNLRHDLTATLKLFSSETLHRARDTQADVGVTVSTEAEQARTDLAQIAISNLKRAQQSLRTLEEFSKLVQPAVSSHFEQLRYRSYTLEKAITTTRENGARLADARLYVLIDGGRDAEHFAQLAGELIAGGVDILQLRDKRLDDKTLLERARHLRKMTSESSTFFIVNDRVDIAALAGADGVHVGQEELSVKEARAILGVDKLVGVSTHSIEQARRAVLDGADYIGVGPTFPSQTKSFDQFPGLDLVRQVADEIRLPAFAIGGISAENVGQVIDAGLTRVAVSGAVAAAKDPKSAAAKLRAILQTD; via the coding sequence ATGTCGCACGACTCGCAGCCAGCAAACCCCCATTCGACCATAACCGCCTGGCGTGCCATCGACGCCGCCGCCAACCGAGCGGCCGAAGGATTGCGGGTTGTCGAAGATTTCGTCCGTTTCGGCCTGGATGATCGTCATTTAACCACGCAGGTGAAAAACCTCCGCCACGACCTGACCGCCACACTCAAGCTTTTCTCGTCCGAAACGCTGCACAGGGCGAGAGATACGCAAGCCGACGTCGGCGTGACGGTTTCCACCGAAGCGGAACAGGCAAGAACCGATCTTGCCCAGATTGCCATCTCGAACCTCAAACGGGCCCAGCAGTCGCTCCGGACGCTGGAGGAATTCAGCAAGCTGGTGCAGCCGGCAGTTTCGTCCCATTTCGAACAACTCCGATACCGCAGCTACACGCTCGAGAAAGCGATCACCACGACGCGCGAGAACGGCGCGAGACTGGCCGACGCGCGCCTCTATGTGCTGATCGATGGTGGGCGTGACGCGGAACATTTCGCGCAACTCGCAGGCGAGTTGATCGCTGGCGGAGTTGATATTTTGCAACTTCGCGACAAGCGACTCGACGACAAAACGCTGCTCGAACGAGCGCGACATTTGCGCAAAATGACGAGCGAAAGTTCCACTTTTTTCATCGTTAACGACCGCGTAGACATCGCAGCGCTGGCTGGCGCCGATGGAGTACACGTGGGACAGGAAGAACTGTCAGTTAAAGAAGCACGCGCGATTCTCGGCGTCGACAAATTGGTCGGCGTCTCAACGCACAGCATCGAACAAGCTCGCCGCGCGGTTCTCGATGGCGCTGACTACATTGGCGTCGGACCGACGTTTCCGTCGCAAACGAAATCGTTTGATCAGTTCCCTGGACTCGATCTGGTGCGACAAGTGGCCGATGAGATCCGCTTGCCGGCTTTCGCGATTGGTGGCATCTCCGCCGAGAATGTCGGTCAAGTGATCGACGCAGGACTGACTCGCGTGGCGGTGAGCGGAGCGGTCGCAGCCGCCAAAGATCCGAAGAGTGCGGCCGCGAAACTGCGAGCAATTCTTCAAACTGATTAG
- a CDS encoding tetratricopeptide repeat protein, with the protein MTSAGWSIYRVARGGYQPLDESVEALFHAAQNEYLQGQWHQAEATLLRLLSREPRDAEARLMLATLYRHTQRYDAALEAIAKLTKLDAAGRWWAEIQRERRLLADRMADESEPDESEPDPSPSASNQEAENVGRDETAPSTEAA; encoded by the coding sequence GTGACTTCCGCTGGATGGAGCATCTATCGCGTCGCTCGCGGCGGTTATCAACCGCTGGACGAGTCGGTCGAGGCCTTGTTTCACGCGGCCCAAAACGAATACTTACAAGGGCAATGGCACCAGGCCGAAGCGACTTTGCTTCGTTTGCTCTCGCGCGAACCGCGTGACGCAGAAGCGCGCCTGATGTTGGCGACCTTGTACCGGCACACTCAGCGATATGACGCGGCGCTCGAAGCGATCGCCAAGTTGACCAAGCTGGATGCGGCCGGACGCTGGTGGGCGGAGATTCAACGCGAACGCCGCTTGCTGGCCGATCGGATGGCGGATGAGAGCGAACCGGACGAAAGCGAACCGGATCCCTCCCCTTCAGCATCCAATCAGGAAGCAGAGAATGTCGGACGAGACGAAACGGCCCCGTCTACAGAGGCGGCATAG
- a CDS encoding ATP-dependent Clp protease ATP-binding subunit yields MYERFTDRARKVMQLANQEAQRFNHEYIGTEHILLGLIKEGSGVAANVLKTLEVDLRKIRLEVEKLVQSGPDMVTMGKLPQTPRAKKVIEYSMEEARNLNHNYVGTEHILLGLLREQEGVAAQVLMNLGLKLEDVREEVLNLLGHGMEGDGGREGRGQPESSSDPAAAKGSKSKTPALDSFGRDLTELAKQGKLDPVIGRQREIERAIQVLCRRTKNNPVLLGEAGVGKTAIVEGFAQRVIDGDVPELLAEKRIVVLDLAMMVAGTKYRGQFEERIKAVMNEVRRAKNTILFIDELHTLVGAGGAEGAIDAANVLKPALARGEIQCIGATTLDEYRKYIEKDSALARRFQEIQVDPASKDETVEILKGLRDRYEEHHNVQITDDAIVAAAEYSDRYITGRCLPDKAIDVIDEAGARVRLRVMTRPPDLKEIDEEVETLNRKKEQAVADQDFEKAAALRDQADKLKKKKESIIKEWQEKSRQKDGVVDEEVIAEVVSKMTGIPLTRMSTEDTMRLMQMEDELHKKVISQDDAIKAVSKAVRRSRSGLKDPKRPTGCFVFAGPTGVGKTLLAKALAEFMFGDADALIQIDMSEYMEKHNVSRLIGAPPGYVGYEEGGQLTEKIRRRPYAVVLLDEIEKAHPDVFNMLLQVMEEGRLTDSFGRNVDFRNVILIMTTNAGASAIKNEAAFGFQAPEEGAEYDSMKHRVEEEIAKVFRPEFINRVDKTIIFHHLTKDDLKHVIDLELGKVRERLAERGYDLILTDKAKELIIKRSQQSDKGNDFGARPLRRTIENSIEDPLSEELLKGEFQGKDQIIVDAISDDTDKLIRLDFKGALSEKEAEPVAASNESK; encoded by the coding sequence ATGTACGAAAGATTTACCGATCGCGCTCGCAAGGTGATGCAGCTCGCAAACCAGGAAGCGCAGCGGTTCAACCACGAGTACATCGGCACCGAGCACATCTTGCTCGGGCTGATTAAAGAAGGAAGCGGCGTCGCCGCCAACGTCCTCAAGACGTTGGAAGTCGACCTCCGCAAAATTCGACTCGAAGTCGAGAAGCTCGTTCAGAGCGGACCCGACATGGTCACGATGGGGAAATTGCCGCAGACTCCCCGGGCCAAGAAGGTCATCGAGTACTCGATGGAAGAAGCCCGCAATCTGAACCACAACTACGTCGGCACCGAGCACATCCTGCTGGGCCTCTTGCGTGAGCAAGAAGGGGTCGCCGCCCAGGTTCTGATGAACCTTGGCTTGAAGCTGGAAGACGTTCGCGAAGAAGTTCTCAACCTGCTGGGACACGGCATGGAAGGGGACGGCGGACGCGAAGGCCGCGGTCAACCCGAAAGCAGCTCGGATCCCGCCGCCGCCAAGGGTAGCAAGTCGAAGACTCCGGCGCTCGACAGCTTCGGTCGCGATCTGACCGAACTGGCCAAGCAAGGGAAGCTCGACCCGGTCATCGGCCGTCAGCGCGAAATCGAACGTGCGATCCAGGTTCTCTGCCGCCGTACCAAGAACAACCCGGTTCTGCTGGGTGAAGCGGGCGTCGGTAAGACGGCAATCGTCGAAGGTTTCGCTCAACGCGTGATCGACGGCGACGTGCCGGAACTGCTGGCCGAAAAGCGGATCGTCGTGCTCGACCTCGCGATGATGGTCGCCGGTACGAAGTATCGCGGTCAGTTTGAAGAACGTATCAAAGCGGTGATGAACGAAGTTCGTCGCGCCAAGAACACGATTCTGTTCATCGACGAACTTCACACTCTGGTCGGCGCCGGCGGCGCGGAAGGCGCCATCGACGCGGCGAACGTGCTGAAGCCGGCTTTGGCTCGCGGCGAAATCCAGTGCATCGGCGCCACGACGCTCGACGAGTACCGCAAGTACATCGAAAAAGATAGCGCCTTGGCTCGCCGCTTCCAGGAAATCCAGGTCGATCCGGCCTCGAAGGACGAAACGGTCGAGATCCTCAAAGGTCTCCGCGATCGGTACGAAGAGCACCACAACGTGCAAATCACCGACGACGCGATCGTCGCCGCGGCCGAATACTCGGATCGCTACATCACCGGACGCTGCCTGCCGGACAAGGCGATCGACGTGATCGACGAAGCGGGCGCTCGCGTGCGGCTTCGCGTGATGACCCGTCCGCCGGATCTGAAAGAAATTGACGAAGAAGTGGAAACGCTGAACCGCAAGAAAGAACAAGCGGTCGCCGACCAGGACTTCGAAAAGGCTGCGGCTCTGCGTGATCAGGCCGACAAGCTGAAGAAGAAGAAAGAGTCGATCATCAAGGAATGGCAAGAGAAGTCGCGTCAGAAAGATGGCGTCGTCGATGAAGAAGTCATCGCCGAAGTCGTCTCGAAGATGACCGGCATTCCGCTGACCCGGATGTCGACCGAAGACACGATGCGTCTGATGCAGATGGAAGATGAACTTCACAAGAAAGTCATCAGCCAGGACGACGCCATCAAAGCGGTGTCGAAGGCGGTTCGCCGTAGCCGTAGCGGTCTGAAAGATCCGAAGCGTCCGACCGGCTGCTTCGTCTTCGCAGGTCCGACCGGCGTCGGTAAGACGTTGCTCGCCAAGGCGCTGGCCGAATTCATGTTCGGCGACGCCGACGCGCTCATTCAAATCGACATGAGCGAGTACATGGAGAAGCACAACGTCAGTCGTTTGATCGGCGCCCCTCCGGGATACGTCGGCTACGAAGAAGGTGGTCAGCTGACCGAAAAGATTCGTCGCCGTCCGTATGCGGTCGTGCTGCTCGACGAAATCGAAAAGGCTCACCCCGACGTCTTCAACATGCTGCTGCAAGTGATGGAAGAAGGTCGTTTGACCGACAGCTTCGGTCGCAACGTCGACTTCCGGAACGTCATCTTGATCATGACCACCAATGCCGGTGCGTCGGCGATCAAGAATGAAGCGGCTTTCGGCTTCCAAGCTCCGGAAGAAGGCGCCGAGTACGACAGCATGAAGCACCGCGTCGAAGAAGAAATCGCCAAGGTGTTCCGTCCCGAGTTCATCAACCGCGTCGACAAGACGATCATCTTCCATCACCTGACGAAGGATGATCTGAAGCACGTTATCGACCTGGAATTGGGCAAGGTTCGCGAACGTCTGGCCGAACGGGGTTACGACCTCATTCTGACCGACAAGGCGAAAGAGCTGATCATCAAACGGAGCCAGCAGAGCGACAAAGGCAACGACTTTGGCGCCCGTCCGCTCCGTCGTACGATCGAAAACTCGATCGAAGATCCGCTCTCGGAAGAACTGCTCAAGGGCGAGTTCCAAGGGAAGGATCAGATCATCGTCGATGCGATCTCGGACGACACCGACAAGCTGATCCGCTTGGACTTCAAAGGCGCCTTGAGCGAAAAAGAAGCCGAACCGGTCGCCGCCAGCAACGAGTCGAAGTAA
- a CDS encoding phosphatidylinositol-specific phospholipase C/glycerophosphodiester phosphodiesterase family protein — MRLNHLLLVVSFLLSTFAQVQAEEIATVLPRAHAHNDYLHKRPLQDALSHGFNSVEADIFLVDDQLLVAHSHQEIHPQRTLESLYLEPLKQRVKAGDGKVYPNAPPFRLMIDIKSDAETTYAALNIMLAKYADILAQVHDSKFQPGAIEVVISGNRPQQTIAAANSRYAGIDGRLGDLGGQKAKHLMPLISDNWKSHFKWNGAGEIPAAEKEKLRQLVRRTHDEGRAIRFWGTPDTLAMWRVLDECGVDAINTDDLSGLAKYLNGEALSQKN; from the coding sequence TTGCGTTTGAATCATCTCCTCCTGGTCGTGTCGTTTCTACTTTCGACATTCGCCCAAGTGCAGGCGGAAGAGATCGCGACCGTCTTGCCGCGTGCTCACGCCCATAACGACTACCTGCACAAGCGACCGCTGCAAGACGCTCTTTCGCACGGCTTTAACAGCGTCGAGGCCGATATCTTTCTGGTTGACGATCAACTGCTGGTCGCCCATTCGCACCAAGAGATTCATCCGCAGCGAACGCTCGAGTCGCTTTATCTCGAACCGCTCAAACAGCGCGTCAAGGCTGGCGACGGCAAGGTCTATCCCAACGCACCGCCGTTTCGCCTAATGATCGATATCAAAAGCGATGCTGAAACGACGTACGCCGCGCTCAATATCATGCTGGCCAAGTATGCGGACATTCTCGCGCAAGTTCACGACAGCAAGTTCCAGCCGGGCGCGATCGAAGTCGTCATCTCCGGCAACCGCCCGCAGCAAACGATTGCCGCAGCGAATTCACGCTACGCCGGAATCGACGGACGCCTGGGAGACCTCGGCGGCCAAAAGGCGAAGCATCTCATGCCGCTGATCAGCGACAACTGGAAGTCGCACTTCAAGTGGAACGGAGCAGGGGAGATCCCAGCCGCCGAGAAGGAGAAACTGCGACAGTTGGTGCGGCGCACGCATGACGAAGGACGAGCGATTCGCTTTTGGGGAACGCCTGATACGCTAGCGATGTGGCGAGTGTTGGACGAGTGCGGGGTCGATGCGATCAATACGGATGACTTGTCGGGGCTCGCCAAGTACCTGAACGGCGAAGCGCTATCGCAAAAGAACTAA
- a CDS encoding type 1 glutamine amidotransferase, with amino-acid sequence MTKRLRYLLIQIRNADDPIRGQEIGCFARALECHPSQIEPFDLLSGAPSERHLAEIDMVMIGGSGHYSVASDGEWLHAAMAGLRKIVELEVPMFGSCWGFQALARALGGRVIHDLEHAELGTHELFLTDAGRADPIFGTLSQRFPAYMGHEDRVIELPPGVDLLASSDLVPQQAFRVHNKPIYCTQFHPELTVPALLERVRAYPEYCAKIAGIPYYEFEASFTAAATETEGLLLAFQREFLGA; translated from the coding sequence ATGACGAAACGCCTCCGCTATCTTCTGATTCAGATCCGCAACGCTGACGATCCGATTCGCGGCCAGGAAATCGGCTGTTTCGCGCGAGCACTGGAGTGCCATCCGAGCCAGATCGAGCCGTTTGATTTGCTCTCTGGCGCCCCTAGCGAGCGTCATCTCGCCGAGATCGACATGGTGATGATCGGCGGCAGCGGACACTATTCGGTCGCGTCCGACGGCGAGTGGCTGCATGCGGCGATGGCGGGGCTGCGGAAAATTGTCGAGCTTGAAGTCCCGATGTTCGGCTCGTGCTGGGGATTTCAGGCGCTCGCGCGAGCGCTCGGCGGGCGCGTGATCCATGACCTGGAACATGCGGAGCTGGGAACGCACGAACTCTTCCTGACTGACGCCGGTCGGGCCGATCCGATCTTCGGAACCCTGAGCCAGCGTTTCCCCGCCTACATGGGACACGAAGACCGCGTGATTGAACTGCCGCCAGGCGTCGACCTGCTCGCCTCAAGCGATCTCGTCCCGCAGCAAGCGTTCCGCGTTCACAACAAACCGATCTACTGCACGCAGTTCCATCCCGAACTGACGGTCCCCGCGCTGTTGGAACGAGTCAGAGCCTATCCCGAATACTGCGCAAAAATCGCCGGCATTCCGTACTACGAGTTTGAAGCGAGTTTTACTGCCGCGGCGACCGAAACGGAGGGGCTGCTCTTGGCGTTTCAGCGGGAGTTTCTCGGGGCGTAG
- a CDS encoding UbiA-like polyprenyltransferase, translated as MIQRISDILAMIRFSHTVFAMPFALLAAVMAWNAPTPEGIDVRFSWRELLGIVLCMVFARSAAMAVNRLADRKIDAENPRTKTRHIPAGILSVGEVTLFTVACSIGFIASTLLFWPNWLPLALSVPVLLFLFGYSYTKRWTSLAHFWLGASLMMAPIAAWIAIRGAAILASPLDLLPAVTLGFAVLLWVAGFDIIYACQDAEFDRDAKLHSVPSTFGIAGALRIAAACHALMIGALALLPVVYPSLGLLYWIGVAAVAILLIYEHAIVRPDDLSRVNLAFFHVNTIVGIGLFIVTTLDLLLWK; from the coding sequence ATGATTCAGCGAATTAGCGACATCCTGGCGATGATCCGCTTTAGCCATACCGTCTTCGCGATGCCGTTCGCATTGCTCGCCGCAGTGATGGCCTGGAATGCGCCGACACCGGAGGGAATCGACGTGCGGTTCTCATGGCGTGAACTGCTGGGGATCGTCCTCTGCATGGTCTTTGCCCGCAGCGCCGCGATGGCGGTCAATCGACTCGCCGATCGCAAGATCGACGCCGAGAACCCCCGCACCAAAACGCGACATATCCCGGCCGGGATTCTTTCGGTCGGCGAAGTGACGCTGTTTACTGTCGCCTGCTCGATCGGCTTCATTGCGTCGACGCTGCTCTTCTGGCCGAATTGGCTGCCGCTGGCGCTTTCAGTTCCGGTTCTGCTTTTCCTGTTCGGTTACAGCTATACGAAACGCTGGACGTCGCTCGCTCACTTTTGGCTTGGCGCCTCGTTGATGATGGCGCCGATCGCGGCCTGGATCGCGATCCGTGGCGCGGCGATTCTGGCCAGTCCGCTCGATCTGCTGCCGGCCGTGACGCTTGGTTTCGCCGTGCTGTTGTGGGTCGCCGGGTTCGACATCATCTATGCGTGCCAAGACGCGGAGTTCGATCGCGACGCCAAACTGCACAGCGTTCCGTCGACGTTCGGCATCGCGGGCGCCTTGCGGATCGCGGCCGCATGTCACGCGCTGATGATCGGAGCGTTGGCGCTCTTGCCGGTGGTCTATCCATCGCTCGGTCTGCTCTATTGGATCGGCGTTGCGGCCGTGGCGATTCTGCTGATTTACGAGCATGCGATCGTTCGCCCTGACGACTTGTCGCGGGTCAATCTCGCCTTCTTTCATGTCAACACGATCGTTGGGATCGGGCTCTTCATTGTGACGACGCTCGACCTGCTGCTCTGGAAGTAA
- a CDS encoding UbiX family flavin prenyltransferase gives MSAASPIVLGITGASGAVYARRLLNVLIHSGYDVDLSISESGRAVWLQELDVALDLQKFDPYSILAKTTPTADKRLAATIELNQPQTTGKLRYFHYKDFLAPIASGSALSRGMVICPCSGGTLSGVVHGASDTLIERAADVHLKERRKLILVPRETPLSLVYLDNLRRAAEAGAVVLPAMPGWYHGVQTLDDLIDFIVARILDQLEVPHALMRRWGSDDSAN, from the coding sequence ATGAGCGCGGCGTCTCCCATTGTGCTGGGAATCACCGGCGCCAGTGGCGCCGTTTACGCGCGACGCCTGCTGAACGTGCTGATTCACTCCGGCTACGACGTCGACCTCTCGATCAGCGAGTCAGGCCGCGCCGTCTGGCTGCAAGAGCTGGACGTTGCGCTCGACCTGCAAAAGTTTGATCCGTATTCGATTCTGGCCAAAACGACGCCGACCGCTGATAAACGCCTGGCCGCAACGATCGAATTAAATCAGCCGCAAACGACCGGCAAACTCCGCTACTTTCACTACAAAGACTTTCTGGCGCCGATCGCCAGCGGTTCGGCCCTTTCCCGCGGCATGGTGATTTGTCCCTGCTCTGGCGGAACGCTGAGCGGCGTCGTCCATGGCGCCAGCGATACGTTGATTGAACGAGCGGCCGACGTCCACCTGAAAGAACGCCGTAAGCTGATTCTCGTTCCGCGCGAGACGCCGCTGTCGCTCGTTTATCTCGACAACTTGCGTCGCGCGGCCGAAGCTGGCGCCGTCGTCTTGCCGGCGATGCCGGGTTGGTATCACGGCGTGCAGACGCTCGACGACTTGATCGACTTTATCGTGGCCCGGATTTTGGATCAGTTGGAAGTTCCGCACGCATTGATGCGACGATGGGGGAGCGATGATTCAGCGAATTAG
- the ubiE gene encoding bifunctional demethylmenaquinone methyltransferase/2-methoxy-6-polyprenyl-1,4-benzoquinol methylase UbiE codes for MVVDKSETRVRRMFAEIAGKYDRMNHLLSMNVDRYWRWRTTKIVPPTGDAPILDVCTGTGDLAIAYYKAAKGKLQIEATDFCPEMLEIGEVKKQRAGIEGIRFQEADTQALPFESDTFQIVSVAFGLRNVTNTDLGLSEMTRVCKPGGKVAVLEFSIPQWQPFKAFYLWYFRNILPLLGRMFAKNKEDAYKYLPDSVGEFPYGEALAERMRAAGLHDVFFKPLTFGIATLYVGTK; via the coding sequence ATGGTCGTCGACAAATCGGAAACGCGCGTCCGGCGAATGTTCGCCGAAATTGCCGGAAAATACGACCGGATGAATCATCTGCTGTCGATGAACGTCGACCGCTATTGGCGTTGGCGAACGACCAAAATCGTTCCCCCGACCGGCGACGCGCCGATTCTGGACGTCTGCACCGGCACCGGCGACCTGGCGATCGCCTATTACAAAGCGGCGAAGGGGAAGCTGCAGATCGAAGCGACCGACTTCTGTCCCGAAATGCTCGAAATCGGCGAAGTCAAAAAGCAACGCGCCGGCATTGAAGGGATTCGCTTTCAGGAAGCCGACACCCAGGCGTTGCCGTTCGAGAGCGATACGTTTCAGATCGTCTCGGTGGCGTTCGGCCTGCGTAATGTGACGAACACCGATCTTGGCCTCAGCGAGATGACCCGCGTCTGCAAGCCCGGCGGCAAAGTTGCGGTCCTTGAGTTCTCGATTCCGCAGTGGCAGCCGTTCAAGGCGTTTTACCTGTGGTACTTCCGCAATATCCTGCCGCTGCTGGGACGGATGTTCGCGAAGAACAAAGAAGACGCTTACAAGTATCTGCCTGATAGCGTCGGCGAGTTTCCGTATGGCGAAGCGCTCGCCGAGCGAATGCGAGCCGCCGGTCTGCATGACGTCTTTTTCAAGCCGCTCACCTTCGGCATTGCGACGCTCTACGTGGGGACCAAATGA
- a CDS encoding 2-phosphosulfolactate phosphatase, with amino-acid sequence MSSALHVHLLPELASEEALAGSTTVVIDVLRATTTIVHMLAAGADHVVPCISIEDAKEKAAAIDGALLGGERGGLRIDGFDLGNSPSEYSTSVVGGHTVVFTTTNGTKAMQRCQRAKRILIGAFVNLSAVCRELSGAQEVHLVCAGTAGEVTREDVLLAGAIVDLMAATGDWELNDAAQIALDAWQTAQENLVAVPLVERLQKSRGGRNVLAIGLENDIQIAATLDKFDLVPELNASTWEIRLR; translated from the coding sequence ATGTCGTCTGCGCTTCACGTACATCTGCTGCCGGAACTTGCCTCGGAAGAAGCTCTTGCTGGATCGACCACGGTCGTCATCGACGTCCTTCGAGCGACTACCACGATCGTTCATATGCTGGCCGCCGGCGCCGATCATGTGGTCCCCTGCATCTCGATCGAAGACGCCAAAGAAAAAGCGGCCGCCATCGACGGAGCGCTTTTGGGGGGCGAACGCGGGGGCTTGCGGATCGACGGGTTCGATCTCGGGAATTCTCCCTCCGAGTATTCGACAAGCGTGGTTGGAGGCCATACGGTCGTCTTTACCACCACCAACGGCACCAAGGCGATGCAGCGCTGTCAGCGGGCGAAGCGGATTCTGATTGGCGCCTTCGTCAATCTTTCGGCGGTCTGCCGCGAACTTTCAGGCGCCCAAGAGGTCCATCTGGTTTGTGCCGGAACTGCCGGCGAAGTGACCCGTGAAGACGTCCTGCTGGCCGGAGCGATCGTCGACCTGATGGCCGCCACCGGCGATTGGGAGCTGAACGACGCCGCTCAAATCGCCCTCGACGCTTGGCAGACGGCCCAGGAAAACCTGGTCGCCGTCCCGTTGGTCGAGCGGCTGCAAAAGAGCCGCGGCGGCCGCAACGTGCTGGCGATCGGTCTGGAAAACGACATCCAGATCGCCGCGACGCTCGACAAGTTCGATCTGGTTCCCGAGCTGAACGCAAGCACGTGGGAAATACGTCTCCGGTAG
- a CDS encoding glycine--tRNA ligase has translation MEKLVSLCKRRGFLFQSSEIYGGINGFWDYGPLGVELKRNVKEAWWRDMVTGHDDLSTMPGAPEPYEMTGLDCTIIMHPQVWKCSGHYDLFHDYMVDCRQSKRRYRHDQVVGRWVEAKGQIVFATAGSDSDHPEADIERNALKFFGLRTKQADQLKWDGVMVSLTTVDDFSQVLGPDAKELGTLTEPREYNLMFKTIVGALGGEENAAFLRPETAQGIFVNFKNVVDSSRVRVPFGIAQIGKSFRNEITPRNFTFRSREFEQMEIEFFCHPNSSAEWYTYWRNRRFQWYIDMGLAGDKLRLREHDPDELSHYSTGTADVEYAFPFLPAGEYGELEGIAHRGDFDLRSHMEGKLDPESNPLTLELDENGKPRHRGSGKDLTYRDDITNERYTPHVIEPSAGADRATLAFLCEAYTEDEAPDENGKMQSRVVMKLHPRIAPLKAAVFPLVKKDGMPEMAQDIYRSLKKKFNVFYDEKGAVGRRYRRQDEAGTPFCITVDGESISDGTVTIRHRDTLEQWRVKKDDVVAEIDKLVNG, from the coding sequence ATGGAAAAGCTGGTGTCGCTCTGCAAGCGACGCGGATTTCTCTTTCAATCCTCTGAAATCTACGGAGGGATCAACGGCTTTTGGGACTACGGGCCGCTCGGAGTTGAGCTGAAGCGCAACGTCAAAGAGGCCTGGTGGCGCGATATGGTCACCGGACATGACGACCTGTCGACGATGCCGGGAGCTCCCGAGCCGTACGAAATGACCGGGCTCGACTGCACGATCATCATGCACCCGCAGGTCTGGAAGTGCTCGGGGCACTACGACCTGTTCCACGACTACATGGTCGACTGCCGCCAATCGAAAAGACGCTATCGCCACGACCAGGTCGTCGGACGTTGGGTCGAAGCGAAGGGACAGATCGTCTTCGCGACCGCCGGATCGGACTCGGATCATCCCGAAGCCGACATCGAACGGAACGCGCTGAAGTTCTTCGGGCTTCGCACCAAGCAAGCCGATCAGCTGAAGTGGGACGGAGTGATGGTTTCGCTCACGACGGTTGACGACTTCTCACAAGTGCTGGGGCCAGACGCGAAAGAGCTGGGAACGCTGACCGAGCCGCGCGAATACAACCTGATGTTCAAGACGATCGTCGGGGCGCTCGGGGGAGAAGAAAACGCCGCGTTTTTGCGTCCCGAAACGGCTCAGGGGATCTTCGTCAACTTCAAGAACGTGGTCGACAGCTCGCGGGTTCGCGTGCCGTTCGGGATCGCGCAGATCGGAAAGAGCTTCCGCAACGAAATCACGCCGCGGAACTTCACCTTCCGTTCGCGTGAGTTCGAGCAGATGGAAATCGAGTTCTTCTGCCATCCCAACTCGTCGGCCGAGTGGTACACCTACTGGCGCAATCGTCGCTTCCAGTGGTACATCGACATGGGGTTGGCTGGGGACAAGCTCCGCCTGCGTGAGCATGATCCGGACGAATTGAGCCATTACTCGACCGGCACCGCCGACGTCGAGTACGCATTCCCGTTCTTGCCGGCCGGCGAGTACGGAGAACTGGAAGGGATCGCCCATCGCGGCGACTTCGACCTGCGCAGTCACATGGAAGGAAAGCTCGATCCCGAAAGCAACCCGCTGACGCTGGAACTGGACGAGAACGGCAAACCGCGGCATCGTGGCAGCGGCAAGGATTTGACCTACCGAGACGACATCACGAACGAGCGTTATACGCCGCACGTGATCGAACCTTCGGCCGGGGCCGATCGTGCGACGCTGGCCTTCCTGTGCGAAGCGTACACCGAGGACGAAGCGCCCGATGAAAACGGCAAGATGCAGTCGCGCGTGGTGATGAAGCTGCACCCGCGGATCGCCCCGCTCAAAGCGGCGGTCTTCCCATTGGTCAAGAAAGATGGAATGCCCGAGATGGCACAGGACATCTACCGCTCGCTGAAGAAGAAATTCAACGTCTTCTATGACGAAAAGGGAGCGGTTGGACGACGATATCGCCGTCAGGACGAGGCCGGAACGCCGTTCTGCATTACGGTCGATGGAGAGTCGATCAGCGACGGAACGGTCACGATTCGCCATCGCGACACGCTGGAACAATGGCGCGTCAAGAAAGACGACGTGGTCGCCGAGATCGATAAGCTGGTCAACGGCTAA